One Oncorhynchus masou masou isolate Uvic2021 chromosome 2, UVic_Omas_1.1, whole genome shotgun sequence genomic region harbors:
- the LOC135554921 gene encoding homer protein homolog 2-like — MRILICDVCSFQELENLRKQAEIIPQLMAECESITEKLQAAEVKNKDLEDRMEGLQADIEDSQSKQGNMKGELKKFMDVLDGKIDELHEFRQGLSKLGVDN; from the exons ATGAGGATATTAATATGTGATGTGTGTTCCTTCCAGGAACTGGAGAACCTGAGGAAGCAAGCAGAGATCATCCCTCAACTCATGGCAGAGTGTGAGAGCATCACAGAGAAACTACAG GCTGCTGAGGTGAAGAACAAGGACCTGGAGGATAGGATGGAGGGTCTTCAGGCCGACATCGAGGACAGCCAGTCCAAGCAGGGCAACATGAAGGGAGAGCTGAAGAAGTTCATGGACGTCCTGGATGGGAAGATTGATGAGCTGCACGAGTTCAGGCAGGGCCTGTCCAAACTAGGGGTGGATaactga